A genomic window from Sporosarcina sp. Marseille-Q4063 includes:
- a CDS encoding G5 and 3D domain-containing protein, which translates to MLSSIMKSLFFKSLRSQQIATFIIIPAVLVLVISLALYEGNKKSVTLVVNGETEEVKTYASTVGKLLSESELVFSEHDSVSPSIESPIENGSLVKWEQAKKVAIEVDNKEDIYIWTTEKTVGNVLAEADIELSEFDKVSPSLDAKLNENSNISVEKAYDFTLIDGKEKKKYWSTSTTVADFLKREDIQLNEFDRLEGKKDDIIQPGSTVEIVRVEKVTDVVEESAEFAVETRNDKDLLKGREKVVQEGEKGKIAREFEVVMENGKEVSRKMTSEKTLKEPVKKVVAVGTKVIVASAAPAAKSATPAANKAKPKAKSNGSVGVSRSKSAESSSSKEFYVSATAYTAYCNGCSGITSTGINLKNNPNLKVIAVDPSVIPIGSKVWVEGYGHAIAGDTGGAIKGKKIDLHFPTKEAAYKFGRKQVKIKIID; encoded by the coding sequence ATGCTAAGTAGTATTATGAAAAGCCTATTCTTTAAGTCATTGAGGAGTCAACAAATCGCGACATTTATCATCATTCCTGCGGTACTTGTTCTGGTTATTTCCCTAGCGCTTTATGAGGGAAATAAAAAATCAGTAACGCTTGTCGTAAATGGTGAGACTGAAGAAGTTAAAACATATGCATCGACCGTTGGAAAACTTCTGTCTGAAAGTGAATTAGTATTTTCAGAACATGATAGTGTTAGCCCCTCAATAGAATCCCCAATCGAAAATGGTTCATTGGTCAAGTGGGAACAGGCGAAGAAGGTAGCAATTGAAGTTGATAATAAAGAAGACATATATATTTGGACGACGGAAAAAACGGTGGGCAATGTATTGGCAGAAGCCGATATAGAATTGTCTGAGTTTGATAAAGTCAGTCCTAGTTTAGATGCGAAGCTAAACGAGAATAGTAATATTTCCGTTGAAAAAGCGTATGACTTTACGTTGATTGATGGAAAAGAGAAGAAAAAGTATTGGTCAACTTCGACTACGGTCGCTGACTTTTTAAAGAGAGAAGATATTCAATTGAACGAGTTTGACCGCTTGGAAGGTAAGAAAGATGATATTATTCAGCCGGGATCAACTGTTGAAATTGTACGAGTGGAAAAAGTCACCGATGTAGTGGAAGAGTCAGCAGAATTTGCTGTTGAAACACGTAATGATAAAGATTTGCTTAAAGGACGCGAAAAAGTCGTTCAAGAAGGCGAAAAAGGGAAAATCGCACGGGAGTTTGAAGTTGTCATGGAAAACGGCAAAGAAGTTTCCAGAAAAATGACAAGTGAAAAAACACTCAAAGAACCGGTTAAAAAAGTCGTTGCGGTAGGAACTAAAGTAATTGTCGCAAGTGCGGCACCGGCTGCTAAAAGTGCAACGCCGGCTGCTAACAAAGCAAAACCAAAAGCGAAAAGTAACGGTAGTGTTGGTGTTTCGCGGAGTAAATCGGCGGAGTCATCCAGCAGCAAAGAATTTTACGTATCGGCAACAGCTTATACGGCCTATTGCAATGGTTGTTCTGGGATTACATCAACAGGTATCAACTTGAAAAACAATCCGAATTTAAAAGTGATTGCTGTTGATCCGTCTGTCATTCCGATAGGTTCCAAGGTTTGGGTTGAAGGTTACGGCCATGCGATTGCTGGAGATACAGGTGGAGCTATTAAAGGGAAGAAAATTGATCTGCATTTCCCAACGAAAGAAGCCGCATATAAATTTGGTCGTAAACAAGTGAAGATAAAAATCATTGATTAA
- the rnmV gene encoding ribonuclease M5, with protein sequence MNIKEVIVVEGKSDTVAVKRATGADTIETNGSAIDENTLIRIQHAEDVRGVIVFTDPDYPGRRIRAIIEERIPTVKHAFLAKKKTIAKNGKGLGIEHACDEDIREAIRSVYTTEDCPVVEISLVDLMEANLIGHPNARRRRDRLSDLLQIGQVNGKGLKKRLEMFRISKEKLDDTLKVLDEEEEKND encoded by the coding sequence GTGAATATAAAAGAGGTTATTGTTGTCGAAGGAAAATCGGATACGGTAGCTGTTAAAAGGGCGACGGGCGCAGATACGATTGAAACAAATGGATCTGCTATTGATGAAAATACGCTTATACGCATTCAACATGCCGAGGACGTTCGTGGTGTCATTGTATTCACCGACCCCGATTACCCCGGAAGAAGAATACGTGCCATCATAGAAGAACGAATTCCGACAGTGAAACATGCATTTCTTGCCAAGAAAAAAACAATTGCAAAAAACGGCAAAGGACTTGGAATTGAACACGCGTGCGATGAAGATATACGCGAAGCGATTCGATCCGTCTATACCACGGAAGACTGCCCGGTTGTCGAGATTTCACTTGTTGACTTAATGGAAGCAAATCTGATTGGACATCCGAATGCGCGGCGACGTAGGGATCGTCTAAGCGATTTACTGCAAATAGGTCAAGTAAATGGAAAAGGTTTGAAAAAGCGTCTAGAAATGTTTCGAATTAGCAAAGAGAAATTAGATGATACATTGAAAGTTCTCGATGAGGAGGAAGAAAAAAATGACTAA
- the rsmA gene encoding 16S rRNA (adenine(1518)-N(6)/adenine(1519)-N(6))-dimethyltransferase RsmA: MTKDIATPMRTKEILERHGFSFKKSLGQNFLIDPNVLENIVTNAQLSKTMGVIEIGPGIGALTEHLARAAKKVVAFEIDGRLLPVLEDTMSPYDNVTVIHQDILETNLMQAMEEHFAGFDEVVVVANLPYYVTTPIIMKFLLEKIPISGMIIMMQKEVADRITASPGTKAYGSLSIAIQYYMDAEVAMIVPKTVFMPQPNVESAVLRLTRKATPPAEVIDEDFLFRISRGSFVQRRKTILNNLQSSLMDGKLKKELIVEALGRANIEPGRRGETLSVEEFATLSNELYKDFFAESNKG, from the coding sequence ATGACTAAAGATATTGCGACTCCGATGAGGACAAAAGAAATTTTGGAACGCCACGGCTTTTCATTCAAAAAAAGCTTGGGACAGAATTTTTTAATTGATCCGAACGTATTGGAAAATATTGTTACCAATGCTCAGTTATCCAAAACTATGGGCGTGATTGAGATTGGACCGGGTATCGGCGCGCTAACTGAACATTTGGCTAGGGCCGCTAAAAAGGTAGTTGCGTTTGAAATCGATGGGCGTCTGTTGCCTGTTCTTGAAGACACCATGTCTCCGTATGACAATGTTACGGTGATTCATCAAGATATACTTGAGACTAATTTAATGCAAGCAATGGAAGAACATTTTGCAGGATTTGACGAAGTTGTCGTCGTAGCAAACCTTCCGTACTATGTAACGACTCCAATTATTATGAAGTTTTTGCTCGAAAAAATACCGATTTCGGGCATGATTATTATGATGCAAAAAGAAGTCGCAGATCGAATAACGGCAAGTCCAGGTACAAAAGCATATGGTTCATTGTCGATTGCAATTCAATACTATATGGATGCTGAAGTGGCGATGATTGTCCCGAAAACAGTGTTTATGCCTCAACCGAATGTGGAGTCTGCGGTTCTCCGCTTGACGAGAAAAGCAACACCGCCAGCGGAAGTGATTGATGAAGACTTCCTGTTCCGCATTTCTCGAGGATCTTTTGTTCAGCGGCGCAAAACCATCTTAAATAATTTGCAGTCTTCTTTAATGGATGGAAAGCTGAAAAAAGAGTTGATTGTCGAAGCGTTGGGACGCGCAAATATTGAACCGGGCAGAAGAGGAGAAACATTGTCGGTTGAAGAATTTGCAACGCTATCGAACGAATTGTATAAGGACTTTTTTGCTGAATCAAATAAAGGGTGA
- the veg gene encoding biofilm formation stimulator Veg: MPKTLADIKNLLDSHLGKRLHLKVNGGRRRTIERTGVLSETYRAVFVVELDQEENAFERVSYSYADILTDAVEITVMDGSDQTAFIVK; this comes from the coding sequence ATGCCAAAAACATTAGCGGACATTAAGAATTTATTGGATTCTCATCTTGGAAAACGTTTGCACTTAAAGGTAAACGGTGGCCGGAGAAGAACGATTGAAAGAACTGGTGTCTTGAGTGAAACGTACCGAGCAGTATTTGTTGTGGAACTGGACCAGGAAGAAAATGCATTTGAACGAGTGTCTTATAGCTATGCGGATATTTTAACCGATGCGGTTGAAATAACTGTAATGGACGGATCGGATCAAACAGCATTCATCGTCAAATAA
- a CDS encoding small, acid-soluble spore protein, alpha/beta type has protein sequence MARKRGIMSEQLKEEIAKELGFYDVVEREGWGGIKARDAGNMVKRAIEMAERGVSEGKGSS, from the coding sequence ATGGCGAGAAAACGCGGAATAATGTCTGAGCAACTGAAAGAAGAAATTGCCAAAGAGCTTGGATTTTACGATGTTGTTGAGCGAGAAGGTTGGGGCGGCATTAAGGCAAGAGATGCTGGTAATATGGTGAAGCGTGCTATTGAAATGGCAGAACGTGGCGTTTCTGAAGGCAAAGGATCATCGTAA
- the ispE gene encoding 4-(cytidine 5'-diphospho)-2-C-methyl-D-erythritol kinase, whose product MLYEKAPAKINLTLDVLHKRDDGFHEVEMVMTTVDLADRVWFRSREDGRIVIKTSEPFIPTDRKNLAYQAAELLKRIYQINDGVEIILEKSIPVAAGLAGGSSDAAATLRGLNRLWKLNLSLDRLAEHAAEVGSDVSFCVYGGTALATSRGEVIQNLPTPPNCWVILAKPSISVSTADIYGNLKIDALNHPDTSGMIEALETANYESMCAKLGNVLEPITMKLYPEVVILKEQMKKFGADAVLMSGSGPTVFGLVKHESRVPRIYNGLKGFCREVYAIRMIGERHSLD is encoded by the coding sequence CTGCTCTATGAGAAGGCGCCAGCTAAAATAAACTTGACGCTCGATGTATTACATAAACGCGATGACGGTTTTCACGAAGTTGAAATGGTGATGACAACTGTCGATTTGGCGGATAGAGTCTGGTTTCGTTCCAGGGAAGATGGACGGATTGTGATAAAAACATCCGAGCCTTTTATCCCGACCGATCGAAAAAACTTGGCTTATCAAGCGGCGGAATTATTAAAACGAATATATCAGATTAATGATGGAGTAGAAATTATTCTGGAGAAAAGTATCCCGGTTGCAGCAGGGCTTGCAGGCGGCAGTTCTGACGCGGCAGCTACACTTCGAGGGCTAAACCGGCTATGGAAGCTCAACCTCAGCTTAGATAGACTAGCAGAGCACGCGGCGGAAGTCGGTTCGGATGTTTCGTTTTGCGTTTATGGTGGAACAGCGCTTGCAACGAGTCGCGGGGAAGTCATTCAAAACCTGCCCACGCCGCCGAATTGCTGGGTCATTTTAGCAAAGCCATCGATTTCAGTTTCTACAGCCGATATATACGGTAATTTGAAAATCGATGCCTTAAATCATCCCGATACATCGGGCATGATAGAGGCATTAGAAACTGCGAACTATGAAAGCATGTGCGCAAAGCTCGGCAATGTGTTGGAGCCAATAACGATGAAGCTTTACCCCGAGGTTGTTATTCTAAAAGAGCAAATGAAAAAATTTGGTGCAGATGCTGTACTAATGAGTGGGAGCGGTCCGACAGTTTTTGGTTTGGTTAAACACGAATCAAGGGTGCCGCGTATTTATAATGGATTAAAAGGATTTTGCCGGGAAGTATATGCGATTCGAATGATTGGTGAACGGCATTCCCTTGATTAA
- the purR gene encoding pur operon repressor, translating to MKWKRSERLVDMTQHLLDSPHELIPLTFFSERYQSAKSSISEDLTIIKETFEKKGTGKLMTVTGAAGGVKYIPQMSDADIQNVMRTLIGELSHSDRLLPGGYLFMADLLGNPRLMNQIGKVFASAFAEKDIDVIMTVATKGIPIANAIARHLNIPVVIVRRDSKVTEGSTVSINYVSGSTRRIQTMVLSKRSMLSGQNVLLTDDFMKAGGTMLGMKSLVEEFDCKLAGIAVLVEAEHHEDILVDEYLSLAKLCEVNEKSRTIKISEGNYFAEGGK from the coding sequence ATGAAATGGAAAAGAAGTGAAAGACTCGTTGATATGACACAGCATTTGTTGGATAGTCCGCATGAACTAATTCCACTGACATTCTTTTCCGAACGTTATCAATCGGCGAAGTCTTCTATAAGCGAAGACCTTACGATTATTAAAGAAACGTTTGAAAAAAAGGGAACAGGGAAATTGATGACGGTGACTGGCGCGGCAGGCGGCGTAAAATACATACCCCAAATGTCTGATGCAGATATCCAGAATGTCATGAGAACCCTCATAGGCGAACTCAGCCATTCTGATCGACTGTTGCCGGGCGGCTATTTATTTATGGCAGATCTTCTAGGAAATCCTCGGCTTATGAATCAAATCGGTAAAGTTTTCGCATCGGCATTCGCTGAAAAAGATATAGATGTGATTATGACAGTTGCAACGAAAGGGATTCCAATCGCAAATGCGATTGCGCGTCATCTTAATATTCCTGTTGTCATTGTTCGTCGCGATAGTAAAGTAACGGAAGGGTCCACTGTAAGTATTAACTATGTTTCAGGGTCAACACGTCGAATACAAACAATGGTATTATCAAAAAGAAGCATGCTCAGTGGACAAAATGTACTCCTAACCGATGACTTCATGAAAGCGGGCGGAACGATGTTAGGCATGAAAAGCCTAGTCGAAGAATTCGATTGCAAACTCGCTGGAATTGCTGTTCTCGTTGAGGCGGAACACCATGAGGATATCCTTGTCGATGAGTATCTTTCACTTGCGAAACTTTGCGAAGTGAATGAGAAAAGTCGTACAATTAAAATTAGTGAAGGTAACTATTTTGCGGAGGGTGGAAAATAA
- a CDS encoding RidA family protein, which translates to MKYVATDKAPAAFGPYAQAVNVNGFIYTSGQIPVTTDGLLIEGTIEEQTHQVFANLKAILEEANSSLEKVVKATVFLTDMDNFVAVNDIYAEHFGTHTPARSCVQVGRLPKDAQIEIEVIALAGE; encoded by the coding sequence ATGAAATATGTAGCGACAGACAAAGCGCCAGCAGCATTTGGCCCGTATGCACAAGCAGTAAATGTCAATGGATTCATTTATACGTCAGGTCAAATCCCGGTGACGACAGATGGTTTACTTATTGAAGGGACAATTGAAGAGCAGACGCATCAAGTTTTTGCAAACTTGAAAGCAATTTTAGAAGAAGCGAATTCATCACTCGAAAAAGTTGTAAAAGCGACAGTCTTTTTAACGGACATGGACAACTTCGTTGCTGTAAATGATATTTACGCAGAGCATTTCGGCACGCATACACCTGCACGTTCTTGTGTTCAAGTTGGCAGACTGCCAAAAGATGCACAAATTGAAATTGAAGTTATCGCGCTAGCGGGCGAATAA
- the spoVG gene encoding septation regulator SpoVG — MKVTDVRLRRVDTEGRMRAIASITFEEAFVVHDIRVIDGNDGLFVAMPSKRTPDGEFRDVAHPINSTMRLIVQDAVLAAYHLSAEEDAVLEEANV; from the coding sequence ATGAAAGTAACAGATGTTAGGTTAAGGAGAGTAGATACGGAAGGCAGAATGAGGGCAATCGCGTCGATAACGTTTGAGGAAGCATTTGTCGTTCACGATATCCGGGTAATTGACGGCAATGATGGGTTATTCGTTGCGATGCCAAGTAAACGGACACCAGATGGAGAATTTCGCGATGTCGCCCATCCTATTAATTCCACTATGCGGTTAATCGTCCAAGACGCGGTACTTGCAGCGTATCATTTATCAGCCGAAGAGGATGCTGTCCTGGAAGAGGCAAATGTCTAA
- the glmU gene encoding bifunctional UDP-N-acetylglucosamine diphosphorylase/glucosamine-1-phosphate N-acetyltransferase GlmU, translated as MSNTYAIVLAAGQGTRMKSDLYKVLHPVCGKPMVAHVIDNIKKLEAKRIVTIVGHGAEQVEQTLGAKSEYVLQEEQLGTAHAVGQAEGALGNLEGTTIVVCGDTPLIRSETMDALIAHHNESGAKATILTANADDPTGYGRIVRGEDGQVLRNVEHKDATEEELVVTEINTGTYCFDNKSLFETLKKVTNDNAQGEYYLPDVIGILQAEGARVSAHVTNDFSETLGVNDRVVLSQAESVMRNRLAEMHMRNGVTIINPENTYISADAEIGRDTILQPGTMIEGATKIGEGCTIGPNSQIVNSVIGNETTIHSSVIEESSIGSNTAVGPFAHIRPESNLGNRVRIGNFVEVKKSTLGDDSKSAHLSYIGDAIVGSNVNFGCGTIVVNYDGKKKHTTVVEDNAFIGCNSNLVSPVTVGKGAYVAAGSTITKDVPEDSLAIARARQDNKDGYVSKLKLN; from the coding sequence ATGTCGAATACATATGCCATCGTTCTCGCCGCGGGACAAGGTACGCGAATGAAATCTGATTTATACAAAGTGCTCCATCCCGTCTGCGGAAAGCCGATGGTTGCACATGTAATAGATAATATAAAAAAACTTGAAGCAAAACGGATTGTCACCATTGTTGGTCACGGTGCCGAACAAGTAGAGCAAACACTTGGCGCTAAAAGTGAATATGTCTTACAAGAAGAACAACTAGGAACTGCGCATGCCGTCGGGCAAGCTGAAGGTGCACTAGGAAATCTTGAAGGGACAACGATTGTTGTTTGCGGGGATACACCGTTAATCCGCTCAGAAACGATGGATGCCTTAATTGCCCATCATAATGAATCAGGAGCAAAAGCGACGATTTTGACAGCGAATGCCGATGATCCAACGGGTTACGGACGAATCGTTCGCGGGGAAGACGGTCAGGTACTTCGTAATGTCGAACATAAAGATGCAACAGAAGAAGAACTAGTAGTAACAGAAATAAATACGGGAACGTATTGTTTTGATAATAAATCCTTGTTTGAAACATTGAAAAAAGTAACTAACGATAATGCCCAAGGCGAGTATTACCTTCCGGATGTTATTGGAATTTTACAAGCTGAAGGTGCGCGCGTTTCAGCCCATGTAACGAATGATTTCAGCGAAACGCTTGGCGTGAATGATCGTGTTGTATTATCTCAAGCGGAAAGCGTCATGCGAAATCGTCTAGCAGAAATGCATATGCGAAACGGCGTAACAATTATCAATCCTGAAAACACGTACATTAGTGCGGATGCTGAAATAGGTCGCGATACGATTTTACAGCCAGGGACAATGATTGAAGGTGCTACGAAAATAGGTGAAGGATGTACGATTGGTCCGAACAGTCAAATCGTTAATAGCGTAATTGGCAACGAGACGACGATTCATTCATCAGTCATTGAGGAAAGTAGCATAGGTTCAAATACTGCAGTTGGCCCATTTGCACATATTCGTCCAGAATCCAATTTGGGCAATCGTGTAAGAATCGGCAACTTCGTTGAAGTGAAAAAATCGACACTTGGCGATGACAGTAAATCAGCGCACTTAAGTTATATTGGGGATGCGATTGTCGGTTCAAATGTAAACTTTGGATGCGGTACAATCGTGGTCAACTACGATGGTAAGAAAAAGCATACAACGGTTGTTGAAGATAATGCCTTTATTGGTTGCAATTCAAACCTTGTTTCACCGGTGACAGTCGGGAAAGGCGCTTATGTCGCCGCCGGTTCGACAATAACGAAAGATGTTCCAGAAGACTCACTTGCAATAGCTCGAGCGCGTCAAGACAATAAAGACGGCTATGTTTCAAAACTAAAACTCAATTAA
- a CDS encoding ribose-phosphate diphosphokinase, protein MANHYSNDKLKIFSLNSNETLAREVSEEIGRPLGKCSVKRFSDGEVQINIEESIRGCDVFVIQSTSDPVNEHLMELLIMIDALKRASARTVNVVNPYYGYARQDRKARPREPITAKLVANLLETAGANRVIAIDLHAPQIQGFFDIPIDHLVAEPILTEYFEQKGFKKDELVIVSPDHGGVTRARKMADRMKAPIAIIDKRRPRPNVAEVMSIVGQVDGKIAILIDDIIDTAGTITVAADALIESGAKAVYACCTHPVLSGPAIERIDNSQILELVVTNSIELPAHKHSPKVKQLSIAKLLGNAIVRVFEEKSVSTLFD, encoded by the coding sequence ATGGCTAATCATTATTCAAATGACAAACTAAAGATATTTTCTTTGAATTCCAACGAAACACTTGCACGGGAGGTTTCTGAAGAAATTGGACGTCCACTAGGAAAATGTTCTGTTAAACGATTTAGTGACGGTGAAGTCCAAATCAATATTGAAGAAAGTATCCGCGGCTGTGATGTCTTTGTAATCCAATCTACGTCGGACCCTGTCAATGAACACTTGATGGAATTATTAATTATGATTGATGCACTCAAACGTGCCTCTGCTCGAACGGTTAATGTCGTCAATCCATATTACGGTTATGCGCGCCAAGACAGAAAAGCACGTCCGCGTGAACCGATTACAGCAAAGTTGGTAGCAAATTTGCTTGAAACAGCAGGAGCCAATCGTGTCATCGCAATCGATTTGCATGCCCCTCAAATTCAAGGGTTCTTCGATATTCCAATTGATCATTTAGTTGCGGAACCGATTTTGACGGAATACTTCGAGCAAAAAGGCTTTAAAAAAGATGAACTTGTTATAGTATCACCTGATCACGGTGGCGTGACGCGTGCGCGAAAAATGGCGGATCGTATGAAAGCACCGATTGCGATTATCGACAAACGTCGTCCGCGTCCGAATGTCGCGGAAGTAATGAGTATTGTTGGCCAAGTAGACGGTAAAATTGCGATTCTTATCGACGACATTATTGACACGGCTGGTACAATCACAGTGGCAGCAGACGCGCTAATTGAAAGTGGTGCAAAAGCGGTGTACGCATGCTGTACCCACCCAGTATTGTCAGGACCAGCAATCGAACGCATCGATAATTCTCAAATTCTTGAACTTGTCGTGACAAATTCAATTGAACTTCCTGCACATAAACATTCACCAAAAGTAAAACAACTTTCCATTGCAAAATTGCTTGGAAATGCAATTGTTCGTGTTTTTGAAGAAAAATCAGTAAGTACGCTATTTGATTGA
- a CDS encoding 50S ribosomal protein L25/general stress protein Ctc has protein sequence MSTTIQSELRVKGQHSTITELRAAGFVPAVVYGFETEATPISVSERDLLKTLRVTGRNGVMKLQVDGNEVNVVLNDYQADPLKGTVLHADFLAINMTEELEVSVQINLVGESKGEKEGGIISQPNWELDIKVKPTDIPESFDIDISDLEIGDTITVADIREKSKYEILSEDEYALVTISAPRSEEELEALDEATEDVSAEPEVIGEDKADEE, from the coding sequence ATGAGTACAACAATACAGTCCGAACTTAGAGTAAAAGGACAACACTCAACAATTACTGAATTAAGAGCTGCTGGTTTCGTACCAGCTGTTGTATATGGTTTTGAAACGGAGGCAACTCCAATTTCTGTAAGTGAACGCGACCTACTTAAAACATTGCGTGTAACAGGACGTAACGGAGTTATGAAACTTCAAGTAGATGGCAACGAAGTAAACGTCGTGTTAAACGATTATCAAGCGGATCCATTAAAAGGCACAGTCCTGCATGCGGATTTCTTGGCAATCAACATGACTGAAGAACTAGAAGTTAGTGTCCAAATCAATCTCGTTGGAGAGTCAAAAGGCGAGAAAGAAGGCGGAATCATTTCACAACCGAACTGGGAGTTGGATATCAAAGTTAAACCAACTGACATTCCAGAATCATTTGACATTGACATTTCCGACCTAGAAATCGGCGATACGATTACAGTAGCGGATATCCGTGAAAAATCTAAATATGAAATTTTGAGTGAAGATGAGTATGCACTTGTAACGATTTCAGCTCCACGTTCAGAAGAAGAGCTTGAGGCACTTGATGAGGCTACTGAAGATGTAAGCGCAGAGCCTGAAGTAATTGGCGAAGACAAAGCAGACGAAGAATAA
- the pth gene encoding aminoacyl-tRNA hydrolase encodes MKMIIGLGNPGKKYEKTRHNIGFHVIDELAKRLSSPPMQSKFNGMYSVIHHSGKKIILVKPLTFMNLSGECVRPLMDYYNVDLDQIVVIYDDLDFSPGEIRLRQKGSAGGHNGMKSLIAHLGTDKFNRIRMGIGRPTNGMKVSDYVLSNFPKDEESIIGEAVLKSAEACEEWIDAPFLDVMNNFNGK; translated from the coding sequence ATGAAAATGATAATTGGTTTGGGAAATCCGGGAAAGAAGTATGAAAAAACACGACATAATATTGGTTTTCATGTCATCGATGAACTTGCAAAACGATTAAGTTCACCACCGATGCAGTCGAAATTTAATGGCATGTATTCGGTTATCCATCATTCGGGTAAAAAAATCATTCTTGTTAAACCGCTTACTTTTATGAACTTATCGGGCGAATGTGTTCGGCCGTTAATGGATTATTATAATGTGGATCTTGATCAAATCGTCGTTATTTACGATGACTTGGACTTTTCTCCAGGTGAAATCCGACTACGTCAAAAAGGAAGTGCAGGCGGCCATAATGGTATGAAATCGCTCATAGCACATCTTGGAACAGATAAATTCAACAGAATCCGCATGGGAATTGGGAGACCGACGAATGGCATGAAAGTTTCGGATTATGTACTTTCAAATTTCCCGAAAGATGAGGAATCTATTATTGGTGAAGCAGTCTTAAAAAGTGCAGAGGCTTGTGAAGAATGGATTGATGCACCTTTTCTAGATGTCATGAATAATTTTAATGGTAAGTAG
- a CDS encoding anti-sigma-F factor Fin: MTIRYHCRHCKTEIGSLPFESARETLRLLEELDRKEEERFLTVGKDGDLTVRCICEECEHTLQSNPDYYTFTKWIQ; this comes from the coding sequence GTGACAATTCGTTATCATTGCCGACACTGCAAAACAGAAATTGGTTCACTTCCGTTTGAATCGGCCAGGGAGACGCTTCGTCTATTGGAAGAATTGGATCGTAAAGAAGAAGAACGATTTCTAACGGTAGGAAAAGACGGGGATTTAACTGTTCGCTGCATATGTGAAGAATGTGAACATACCCTTCAAAGCAATCCGGATTATTATACATTTACTAAGTGGATTCAATAG